In the genome of Spirochaetia bacterium, one region contains:
- a CDS encoding ABC transporter ATP-binding protein, which translates to MNRRPVIQLEDVRRYYIVGDFCVKALDGISLDIMEGEFTAIMGPSGSGKSTMMNLIGCLDTPTSGTISIDGEDTAGMNEIELAYIRNHKVGFVFQQFNLLGKLNALQNVETPLLYSGIRPRKRKELAQAALERVGLAERMYHKPNELSGGQKQRVAIARALVGNPTILLADEPTGALDSKTGVRIMELFEQLNAEGRTVVFVTHDKALGDRCRRQIHLRDGKIEEVPRHVF; encoded by the coding sequence ATGAATAGAAGACCTGTCATACAACTTGAAGATGTCAGGCGCTATTACATCGTAGGTGATTTCTGCGTCAAGGCACTTGACGGGATCAGCTTGGATATCATGGAAGGGGAATTCACTGCTATCATGGGGCCTTCCGGGAGCGGAAAAAGTACGATGATGAATCTTATCGGTTGCCTTGATACACCGACAAGTGGGACAATCAGCATCGATGGGGAGGATACTGCCGGCATGAATGAAATTGAACTCGCCTATATCAGGAACCATAAGGTCGGGTTCGTATTCCAGCAGTTCAATCTTCTTGGTAAACTGAATGCATTGCAGAATGTCGAAACGCCGTTACTTTACAGCGGCATACGCCCTAGGAAAAGAAAAGAGTTGGCCCAAGCTGCATTGGAACGTGTAGGACTTGCAGAAAGGATGTATCATAAGCCCAATGAGTTGTCCGGCGGACAGAAACAGCGGGTGGCTATAGCAAGGGCTTTGGTCGGCAATCCTACGATTCTTCTTGCAGATGAACCTACGGGCGCATTGGATTCCAAGACTGGTGTCAGGATCATGGAATTGTTTGAGCAGCTCAATGCGGAAGGAAGAACGGTTGTCTTTGTTACGCATGACAAGGCCTTGGGTGATCGTTGCAGACGACAGATACATCTGAGGGATGGAAAGATAGAGGAGGTACCACGCCATGTTTTTTGA
- a CDS encoding HAMP domain-containing histidine kinase: protein MNKLVKNFSRKNDTKEGRGDLALAGFGFLVAYLALFILLVFFVSALQDREDLMMQNNAEKAFNTAIFSIQDSEVNAMKALKENGILGVGIYSQLGSKIFSEGDVPLFLPLDFINDAKNWEDVKTQGKAQFNSKTKKVEYVRMIDRAAISSYGINLTSLEPTLSSLPSIFSDVLYIALDGTAYHQRIMQMRLLLLLALVFLTLLFLFILHIYISNRKYRQTLERQRSLVNLGQAARTLTHEIKNPLSAIAIQVAILRYQTGGQYTSNLDIIETETKRVTDLTDKVSEFLHNPKGNPKDIPLRAFFSDLIGKFSQQIDFYIGEDCTIWFDPDRARSVFENLMKNALESGPDPQVEVVISQEKKKNMVVIEVKDRGTGLPVGAEDKIFNPFFTTKEKGSGIGLAISSQFVKAQQGTLTLFPREGGGTVARVVLHKGRSLPSFTEE from the coding sequence GTGAATAAACTGGTTAAGAATTTTTCTAGGAAAAATGATACGAAGGAAGGACGTGGGGATCTGGCTCTTGCCGGTTTTGGTTTCCTCGTCGCGTATCTGGCGTTATTTATCCTGCTGGTCTTTTTTGTCAGTGCCTTGCAAGATAGGGAAGACCTGATGATGCAGAACAATGCTGAAAAAGCTTTCAATACAGCAATTTTTTCCATCCAAGACAGTGAAGTCAATGCAATGAAGGCACTGAAGGAAAATGGCATACTTGGCGTGGGTATCTATTCCCAGCTTGGGTCAAAGATCTTCAGTGAAGGGGATGTACCCTTGTTTTTGCCGTTGGATTTCATCAATGATGCCAAGAATTGGGAAGATGTAAAAACCCAGGGCAAGGCACAGTTCAATAGCAAAACCAAGAAAGTTGAGTATGTCAGGATGATTGACCGTGCAGCCATTTCTTCCTACGGCATCAACTTGACAAGTTTGGAGCCGACCCTTTCTTCCCTCCCTTCCATTTTCTCTGATGTCCTCTATATTGCTTTGGATGGAACCGCTTATCATCAGCGGATAATGCAGATGAGGCTGTTGCTGTTGCTTGCCTTGGTATTCCTTACATTGCTTTTCCTGTTTATTCTCCATATCTATATCAGCAACAGAAAATACAGGCAGACACTTGAAAGGCAGCGTAGCTTGGTAAATCTTGGACAGGCTGCAAGGACACTTACCCATGAGATCAAGAACCCGCTCAGTGCCATAGCAATACAGGTAGCTATTCTCCGCTACCAGACCGGCGGACAGTATACTTCCAATCTGGATATCATCGAAACGGAGACAAAAAGGGTGACTGATCTGACTGACAAGGTCAGTGAGTTCCTCCATAATCCGAAAGGAAATCCAAAGGATATACCACTGAGGGCATTCTTCTCTGATCTGATCGGCAAGTTCAGTCAACAGATTGATTTTTACATCGGTGAAGACTGTACTATCTGGTTTGATCCTGACAGGGCTCGCAGTGTTTTTGAAAACCTCATGAAAAATGCACTTGAAAGTGGGCCTGATCCCCAAGTGGAGGTTGTAATTTCTCAGGAAAAGAAAAAGAATATGGTTGTGATTGAGGTAAAGGATCGTGGAACAGGATTGCCTGTGGGCGCTGAGGATAAGATATTCAATCCTTTCTTTACGACGAAAGAAAAAGGAAGTGGTATAGGGTTGGCCATTTCCAGCCAGTTTGTAAAAGCTCAGCAGGGTACATTGACATTATTTCCCCGTGAAGGGGGTGGTACTGTCGCTAGGGTAGTGCTTCACAAAGGGCGAAGTCTGCCATCCTTTACCGAAGAATGA
- a CDS encoding ABC transporter permease — protein MFFENIKLAFSAMHGSKMRTFLSLLGIVIGVGAVVAILNLGSSASRNIKESLASGGTDVITIWPAQNERNNEFFSSSFGQKLQERFPGVENVLSSMQGSASVRYQDTVATYNVLGIDSSYFPTEKLGFSFGNAFSMESALMGRQVIVLGEKVAEKLFTEGNPIGKVVFLSADQGRPLAFKVVGVLAHKDQNFSIDVNSMVYIPFLTFRQKFLKLPQVSMYTVKIAPGFDTMKESEQITQFLDSVVGTDGYGSFSPAMLVSMASSITKTLSLFLAAIAAISLLVGGIGIMNIMLVSVIERTREIGIRKAIGATPSIIRGQFLVEAVTLTLFGGILGTVFGILISYAVTTVAGWQLSFSFSSVAIALGFSMFVGVFFGWYPAMKASRLNPIDALNFE, from the coding sequence ATGTTTTTTGAAAACATCAAGCTTGCTTTTTCTGCTATGCATGGCAGCAAGATGAGGACCTTCCTTTCTTTATTGGGAATTGTAATCGGCGTAGGTGCTGTGGTTGCAATTCTCAATCTTGGTAGCAGTGCAAGCAGAAATATCAAAGAGAGTTTGGCTTCCGGTGGTACCGATGTCATTACAATCTGGCCCGCACAGAATGAACGTAACAATGAGTTTTTTTCATCTTCGTTCGGACAAAAGCTCCAAGAGAGATTTCCCGGTGTTGAAAATGTGTTATCTTCCATGCAGGGAAGTGCTTCTGTCCGTTATCAGGATACGGTTGCAACCTACAATGTGCTCGGTATTGATTCCTCATATTTTCCGACGGAAAAACTTGGTTTTTCCTTTGGCAATGCTTTTTCAATGGAAAGTGCCCTTATGGGACGTCAGGTAATTGTCCTTGGGGAGAAAGTAGCAGAGAAGTTGTTTACGGAAGGAAATCCCATAGGTAAGGTAGTTTTCCTATCTGCAGACCAAGGAAGGCCCTTGGCCTTCAAGGTAGTCGGGGTACTTGCACACAAGGATCAGAATTTTTCCATTGATGTGAATTCCATGGTCTATATTCCTTTCTTGACTTTCAGGCAGAAATTCCTGAAACTTCCCCAGGTTTCGATGTATACGGTCAAGATTGCTCCTGGTTTTGACACCATGAAAGAGTCTGAACAGATTACACAGTTTCTTGATTCTGTAGTCGGTACCGATGGATACGGAAGTTTTTCCCCTGCAATGCTGGTTTCCATGGCAAGTAGCATAACAAAGACATTGTCCTTATTTCTGGCTGCCATTGCTGCAATCAGTCTTTTGGTCGGTGGTATCGGCATCATGAATATTATGTTGGTATCAGTCATTGAACGTACAAGGGAAATCGGAATTCGGAAAGCAATCGGCGCAACGCCGTCAATCATACGTGGGCAATTTTTGGTTGAAGCTGTTACCCTGACACTTTTCGGTGGAATCTTGGGAACTGTCTTCGGGATATTGATCAGCTATGCGGTAACTACCGTAGCTGGTTGGCAACTCTCTTTTTCGTTTTCCTCTGTTGCAATAGCCTTGGGGTTCAGTATGTTCGTGGGAGTCTTTTTCGGCTGGTATCCGGCTATGAAGGCATCGCGGCTCAATCCCATCGATGCTTTGAATTTTGAATAG
- a CDS encoding efflux RND transporter periplasmic adaptor subunit — MANIYMDDENGDGKGPDTEFQVRNQLKRQLHRKRVKKLVIWLIVLVLVISTLYLYGFFKTNHRFPWNDATSEAVRIPDNYIEAQVTESTMQPTIDVAGYVVPYDSQDVILRTDGAITAVNAKEGDAVTKGEVLATVDDTYQQYQIASIQAQLDSARLTGNKNQARLLEMQLTNAKNNLVYTTATANFDGVVATCDWEVGDYNVAGTTDNKMIVVDLSKLKATVDVDELDMKYVKVGETADLNFDAIPAATIEARVSKIPMLGTYTSQGIGTVRVELTVDNPPKGLWSGFTFSGTISSNAEVTYVLIPQAAVRSENDKSFVTKKGSDGNLTDIEVKVRYLGEGKCQLLSGDVKVGDTLVIKKSLTLAQLMKETSNE, encoded by the coding sequence ATGGCAAATATATATATGGACGATGAAAACGGAGATGGAAAGGGACCAGATACTGAATTTCAGGTCCGTAACCAGTTGAAGAGGCAGTTGCATCGCAAGCGGGTAAAGAAGCTGGTCATCTGGCTGATTGTCCTGGTTCTGGTTATCTCTACGTTGTATCTGTATGGCTTTTTCAAGACCAACCATAGGTTCCCGTGGAATGATGCCACATCTGAAGCTGTCCGAATCCCAGATAATTACATTGAAGCTCAGGTAACGGAAAGTACTATGCAGCCTACCATAGATGTTGCCGGCTATGTGGTACCCTATGATAGCCAGGACGTCATCCTCCGTACTGACGGTGCCATTACCGCAGTAAATGCAAAGGAAGGTGATGCTGTCACGAAGGGTGAGGTACTTGCCACGGTAGATGATACTTATCAGCAATATCAGATAGCGAGCATACAGGCACAGCTTGACAGTGCCAGGCTGACAGGCAACAAGAATCAGGCAAGACTGCTTGAAATGCAATTGACCAATGCCAAGAACAATCTGGTCTATACGACTGCTACGGCTAATTTTGACGGGGTTGTCGCAACGTGTGACTGGGAAGTCGGTGATTATAATGTAGCCGGCACTACTGACAACAAGATGATTGTCGTTGACCTTTCCAAACTTAAGGCAACCGTTGATGTCGATGAACTGGATATGAAATATGTAAAGGTTGGAGAAACTGCTGACTTGAACTTTGACGCGATTCCTGCCGCTACCATAGAAGCACGTGTCTCAAAGATTCCTATGCTTGGTACCTACACTTCACAAGGTATAGGTACTGTCAGGGTAGAACTTACAGTAGATAACCCTCCCAAGGGCCTTTGGTCCGGGTTTACTTTCAGCGGTACCATTTCCAGCAATGCTGAGGTAACCTATGTGCTGATACCACAAGCTGCGGTACGCAGTGAAAATGACAAGAGTTTCGTGACCAAGAAAGGATCGGACGGTAACCTGACTGACATAGAAGTCAAGGTAAGATACCTTGGGGAAGGCAAATGTCAGTTGCTGAGCGGGGATGTCAAGGTCGGGGACACCTTGGTAATCAAGAAGTCATTGACCTTGGCGCAATTGATGAAGGAAACATCAAATGAATAG
- a CDS encoding Fic family protein, with the protein MKSGRMQRCIDYIRFNQEAEGFALSEDEEADIRRLFDGEVSADGLIQTFIEREGLADEHFIPQPPDRSFYPGTHCLVNYFNLKNRNKLRKLVIYAVSVRTAQMLAEPFDGGYDFDYLKAIHEHLFGDIYPSAGTIRTTLAAKRTEFCRPEYIEASAKDIFDRLASDHFLRKLDRDIFISDLAYYMGEVEALHPFRSGNAPATRLFFIDLVYQAGYRLDWGEADADRLLEADICAIDGDYQQLIDVLSEILVTAD; encoded by the coding sequence ATGAAATCAGGCCGAATGCAGCGTTGCATCGACTATATAAGGTTCAATCAGGAAGCAGAGGGCTTTGCTCTCTCGGAAGATGAGGAAGCAGACATACGACGTCTGTTCGACGGGGAAGTAAGTGCTGACGGTCTGATACAGACCTTTATTGAACGGGAAGGATTGGCAGATGAACATTTTATCCCGCAGCCACCTGACAGGTCTTTCTATCCTGGCACTCATTGCTTGGTGAATTATTTTAACCTGAAAAACAGAAACAAGTTACGGAAGCTGGTAATCTATGCTGTGTCCGTCAGGACTGCCCAAATGCTTGCAGAGCCTTTTGACGGAGGATATGACTTTGATTACCTGAAGGCAATCCATGAACATCTGTTCGGAGATATCTATCCTTCTGCAGGAACCATACGTACGACACTTGCTGCCAAACGTACAGAATTCTGTAGGCCGGAATATATTGAAGCTTCTGCAAAAGATATTTTTGACAGACTAGCATCTGATCATTTTCTCCGCAAGCTTGATCGTGATATTTTCATCAGTGACCTTGCATATTATATGGGAGAAGTTGAAGCACTCCATCCGTTCAGAAGTGGCAATGCCCCGGCAACGAGATTGTTTTTCATTGACCTGGTGTATCAGGCCGGTTATCGGTTGGACTGGGGCGAAGCGGATGCTGATAGATTGCTTGAAGCTGATATCTGTGCCATCGACGGTGATTATCAGCAGCTGATTGATGTACTTTCAGAAATCCTAGTCACTGCCGATTGA
- a CDS encoding sigma-54 dependent transcriptional regulator, with protein sequence MKILIVDDEVNIRTSLSQFFAVCKIESDKAENGLAAQRMIGENDYDGMVVDLKMPGMDGLTLIHWLREEGYDMPVIMVSAHGDITDAVSALKGGAADYIVKPFNPQELVEKLKKMVEANTIRRLVDKEIPMDSSTFIGESKSMIDIKKMISLCAKTKSNVLITGESGTGKGVVAKEIHNQSIGDNGPFLSINIGGVPANLIENELFGHEKGAYTGATTSKAGLFESADGGTLFLDELGDLPLELQVKLLTVINDREVQRLGDTVKRPINVRIIAATNKNLEDMVRNGKFREDLYFRLNVLRIQIPPLRERKEDIPLLAAGIIIKLKEKNMDLGITGFSPDAIERLKEGEYYGNVRELENVIERAVLYADDNIIRADDIKLQESVISPNIQPSVTQAGAFEMPHKKVEVKSLREVERETIVESLHRWGGNKSQAAKELGISRRTILNKIAEYDIKEYNNKQK encoded by the coding sequence ATGAAAATTCTTATTGTAGATGACGAAGTGAATATCAGAACGAGCTTAAGCCAGTTTTTTGCAGTTTGTAAGATTGAAAGTGACAAAGCTGAAAATGGTTTGGCAGCCCAGAGGATGATCGGAGAAAACGACTATGACGGTATGGTCGTAGACCTGAAGATGCCTGGAATGGATGGGTTGACACTTATCCATTGGCTTAGGGAAGAAGGGTATGATATGCCCGTGATTATGGTCAGTGCACATGGTGATATTACAGATGCAGTATCTGCTCTCAAAGGGGGTGCGGCAGATTACATCGTCAAGCCTTTCAATCCTCAGGAACTTGTAGAAAAACTGAAGAAAATGGTTGAAGCAAATACCATCCGCAGGCTTGTCGATAAGGAAATTCCGATGGATTCTTCGACATTCATTGGTGAAAGCAAGTCCATGATTGACATAAAGAAGATGATTTCGCTTTGTGCAAAAACCAAGTCCAATGTACTGATTACCGGCGAGAGCGGTACAGGAAAAGGTGTTGTTGCAAAGGAAATCCATAACCAGAGCATCGGAGACAATGGTCCGTTCCTTTCAATAAACATCGGCGGTGTTCCTGCCAATCTGATTGAAAATGAACTCTTCGGACATGAAAAAGGTGCCTACACCGGGGCTACGACCAGCAAGGCAGGTTTGTTTGAAAGTGCAGATGGCGGGACGTTGTTTCTTGATGAATTGGGGGATCTTCCCTTGGAACTGCAGGTAAAATTACTTACGGTCATCAATGATCGGGAAGTCCAGCGGCTCGGTGATACAGTCAAACGACCGATCAACGTACGTATCATTGCGGCAACCAACAAGAATCTGGAAGATATGGTAAGAAACGGAAAATTCCGAGAGGACTTGTATTTCCGACTCAATGTGCTGAGAATCCAGATACCCCCCTTGCGGGAACGCAAGGAGGATATCCCGTTGCTGGCTGCAGGAATTATCATCAAGCTTAAGGAAAAGAACATGGATCTTGGCATTACCGGTTTTTCGCCTGATGCAATCGAAAGGCTCAAGGAAGGAGAGTACTATGGCAATGTCCGGGAACTTGAAAATGTCATAGAACGCGCAGTGCTCTATGCAGATGACAATATTATCCGGGCTGATGATATCAAGCTGCAGGAATCGGTAATCAGTCCGAATATACAGCCGAGCGTGACCCAAGCCGGGGCGTTTGAGATGCCGCACAAGAAAGTAGAAGTCAAGAGCCTGCGGGAAGTCGAGAGGGAGACAATCGTCGAATCCTTGCATCGTTGGGGTGGAAACAAATCCCAGGCTGCCAAGGAACTTGGTATCAGCCGAAGGACGATTCTCAATAAGATTGCCGAATATGACATCAAGGAATATAACAACAAGCAGAAGTAA
- a CDS encoding Hsp33 family molecular chaperone HslO: protein MIDSQIENESLRQHLASISADSRETFLLYDSQVRCTAVNGSLMLNKMRANHKLNVLDSYILGQAYLAGALLCATVKGEDRVQLTVECAGPIKGIYVEACATGWVRGYLKNHPIVPEKPLENGNISPLFGPGFLSVSKLIEGNKAPFTGQVMLQYGNLAKDLSLYFRESEQTPSLFFLSIDFAGDGTIKGAGGLFLQILPQCKDHVLSEIEEKAKQLPSLGRQLAEGSSVRNYVQKNFPTAEYLSSTPVQFFCPCRKENFAHYLSKLPRKEKDDILANGPFPLELVCFNCNSTYKFTKDELIKLLK from the coding sequence ATGATTGACTCACAGATTGAAAACGAAAGCCTAAGGCAGCATCTTGCCTCGATTTCAGCAGACAGCAGGGAAACCTTTCTCTTGTATGATTCCCAAGTCCGCTGTACTGCCGTCAACGGCAGCCTCATGCTTAACAAAATGCGCGCGAACCATAAGCTGAACGTCCTTGATTCGTACATACTGGGCCAGGCTTATCTCGCAGGGGCTCTGCTCTGTGCTACGGTCAAGGGAGAAGACAGGGTACAGCTGACCGTTGAATGTGCGGGACCGATCAAGGGCATATACGTAGAAGCCTGTGCAACAGGCTGGGTGCGCGGTTATCTGAAAAATCATCCCATAGTACCGGAAAAACCTTTGGAAAACGGAAATATAAGTCCCCTTTTCGGACCTGGTTTCCTGTCAGTCTCCAAGCTTATCGAAGGGAACAAGGCACCTTTTACCGGACAGGTCATGCTGCAGTATGGTAACCTTGCAAAGGATCTTTCTCTATATTTCAGGGAAAGCGAACAGACTCCGTCCCTGTTCTTCCTCTCCATTGACTTTGCCGGGGATGGTACGATCAAAGGAGCAGGAGGACTGTTTCTCCAGATCCTTCCGCAGTGCAAGGACCATGTACTCTCTGAAATCGAAGAAAAAGCAAAGCAACTGCCCTCATTAGGCAGACAGCTTGCAGAAGGTTCTTCAGTCAGGAATTACGTACAGAAAAATTTTCCGACTGCCGAATATCTGTCAAGTACGCCGGTACAGTTCTTCTGCCCCTGCAGAAAAGAAAACTTTGCACATTACCTCTCAAAGCTTCCCCGAAAGGAAAAAGATGATATACTTGCAAACGGACCTTTTCCCTTGGAATTGGTCTGCTTCAATTGCAATTCAACATACAAGTTCACAAAGGACGAACTGATCAAACTGCTGAAGTAG
- the rlmKL gene encoding bifunctional 23S rRNA (guanine(2069)-N(7))-methyltransferase RlmK/23S rRNA (guanine(2445)-N(2))-methyltransferase RlmL yields the protein MVFYATCAANQEDILEQEVKEAGATDFMITSGGVEWEGDLEAAYRFCLQSRCASRLLLALYENSEIHDADELYAAAIKIPWETWLSPTKTFTITNSVWDCPWLKNSHFAAIRLKDAIVDRIRDKYDGTRPDVSRDDPDVTFHISVKNEQVTYYVDFSGKSMSRRGYRIAFTDAILKESLAATLVKRSEVRKILENPQQTEPPVILDPFCGAGTVLIEAALWEGKVAPGLIDPDKYAFTKLPIHDEEIWQKVLDQAIKDEEEGASRKFKFYGWDIDPQAIEIAKKNAKAAGVDDKIEFAVKDFTQTTADDVPAEKGYIITDPPYGIRLESHGLESLYSKMGETINTFYGGWYVSILCGTQELLSFVNMKPDRTNRVLNGNIGCQIAHYYVFSKEEKAALAEKAMQRKAERLARPLSEGAKIVYDKLCRNLEHLRPLMEAQQVTNYRIYDADIPEYNAAIDVYGNKVINLQEYAAPASIPQEDTERRLQELIDATERATGIDIENIHVKERSRQKGLSQYQKLGNKNRFFIIHENGARYLVNYTDYLDTGIFLDHRPVRKMIGQICNGKRFLNLFCYTGTATVQAALGGALSTVSVDTSSTYLDWAQKNMELNGLTGMNHFFYKQDCLTYLYDTYDRFDVIFCDPPTFSNGTGRDEFDVLRDQRRLVKACMMHLAPAGVLIFSNNFRKFILDDYIWQDFDVRDISAETIGDDFENNQKIHQCYLIKERAVIKVNDAKVVRKVIIRKTPK from the coding sequence ATGGTTTTTTATGCAACGTGTGCAGCCAACCAGGAAGACATTCTGGAACAGGAAGTAAAGGAAGCCGGCGCTACTGACTTCATGATTACAAGCGGTGGCGTAGAATGGGAAGGCGACCTTGAAGCCGCTTATAGGTTCTGTCTGCAATCCAGATGTGCTTCAAGATTATTGCTGGCACTTTATGAGAATTCTGAAATACATGATGCGGATGAACTTTATGCAGCAGCAATCAAGATTCCATGGGAAACATGGCTTTCTCCGACAAAAACATTTACTATCACGAACTCGGTATGGGACTGTCCATGGCTGAAAAACAGTCATTTTGCAGCTATCAGGCTGAAGGATGCCATCGTTGACCGTATCAGGGACAAATATGACGGTACACGACCGGATGTCAGCAGGGATGACCCTGATGTCACTTTCCATATCTCGGTAAAAAATGAACAGGTCACCTACTATGTTGATTTCAGCGGCAAATCAATGAGCCGAAGAGGTTATCGCATTGCCTTTACCGATGCCATACTCAAGGAATCTCTGGCAGCAACTCTGGTCAAACGAAGTGAAGTCAGGAAAATACTTGAAAATCCCCAGCAGACGGAACCACCTGTAATCCTTGATCCATTCTGCGGAGCAGGAACTGTTTTGATTGAAGCAGCCCTTTGGGAAGGCAAGGTAGCTCCGGGTCTGATAGACCCTGACAAATATGCCTTTACGAAACTCCCCATCCATGATGAGGAAATCTGGCAGAAAGTACTTGACCAGGCAATCAAGGATGAAGAAGAAGGCGCAAGCCGAAAATTCAAATTCTACGGTTGGGACATCGATCCTCAGGCGATAGAGATTGCAAAAAAGAATGCAAAGGCTGCTGGTGTCGATGACAAGATTGAATTTGCCGTGAAAGATTTCACACAGACGACAGCCGATGATGTTCCTGCCGAAAAGGGATATATCATCACCGATCCACCTTATGGAATCAGACTGGAATCACATGGACTGGAAAGCCTCTATTCAAAAATGGGAGAAACCATCAATACGTTCTATGGCGGTTGGTATGTTTCCATCCTCTGTGGTACACAGGAACTGCTCAGTTTCGTCAACATGAAACCAGATAGGACAAATCGTGTCCTGAACGGAAACATAGGTTGTCAGATTGCCCATTACTATGTATTCAGTAAGGAAGAAAAGGCAGCTTTGGCTGAAAAGGCAATGCAGAGAAAAGCGGAAAGGCTGGCCCGGCCCTTGAGCGAAGGAGCCAAGATCGTCTATGACAAGCTTTGCCGGAACCTCGAGCATCTGCGTCCGCTTATGGAAGCGCAGCAAGTTACGAACTACAGAATCTATGATGCCGACATTCCAGAATACAACGCGGCGATAGATGTCTATGGGAACAAGGTAATCAATCTCCAGGAATATGCAGCTCCTGCTTCAATTCCTCAGGAAGATACTGAGCGAAGGCTCCAGGAACTGATTGATGCAACCGAAAGGGCAACGGGAATTGATATCGAAAACATCCATGTCAAGGAACGCAGCAGGCAAAAAGGTCTCAGCCAGTACCAGAAGCTTGGCAACAAGAACCGCTTTTTCATCATCCATGAGAACGGAGCCAGATACTTGGTCAACTATACCGATTATCTGGATACTGGCATTTTCCTTGACCATCGTCCGGTACGCAAGATGATCGGGCAGATATGCAACGGAAAAAGATTCCTCAATCTGTTCTGCTATACGGGTACTGCTACGGTACAGGCAGCCTTGGGTGGTGCACTCAGTACTGTTTCAGTTGACACATCTTCCACATACTTGGACTGGGCTCAGAAAAATATGGAACTCAACGGATTGACTGGAATGAATCACTTTTTCTACAAGCAGGACTGTCTGACGTATCTTTACGATACCTATGACCGTTTTGATGTCATTTTCTGTGACCCGCCGACTTTCTCAAACGGTACAGGAAGAGATGAATTCGACGTATTGCGCGACCAACGCAGACTTGTCAAAGCCTGCATGATGCATCTTGCTCCCGCAGGTGTCCTGATTTTCAGTAATAATTTCCGTAAGTTCATACTGGATGATTACATCTGGCAGGATTTTGACGTACGGGATATTTCTGCAGAAACCATAGGCGATGACTTTGAAAACAACCAGAAAATCCATCAATGTTACCTTATCAAGGAAAGAGCTGTGATAAAGGTCAATGATGCGAAGGTCGTCAGAAAAGTGATCATCAGAAAAACACCGAAATAA
- a CDS encoding TIGR00730 family Rossman fold protein, translating into MNIINSLAVFCGSSTGNNQKFTEEAVNLGKELYKRNIRLIYGGGNLGLMGKTADTLSSLGGYVIGILPESLNLPKVCNKQVESERIIVKDMHERKAQMYRRADAFIALPGGIGTYEELMEVYTWLQLGYHRKPVGILNIDGFYDGLLQQLRHSMEEGFLKKDILGTLVVATDCIPLLDGLSKANLDFSAKL; encoded by the coding sequence ATGAATATTATCAATTCACTTGCCGTCTTCTGCGGAAGTTCCACAGGGAACAATCAAAAGTTCACGGAAGAAGCAGTCAACCTCGGAAAAGAACTATACAAAAGAAACATACGTCTCATCTATGGCGGCGGCAACCTAGGCCTTATGGGAAAAACGGCCGATACGCTCTCATCTCTTGGTGGCTATGTCATCGGCATACTCCCGGAAAGCCTGAACCTTCCGAAAGTCTGCAACAAGCAGGTTGAATCGGAAAGAATCATCGTCAAGGACATGCATGAGAGGAAAGCTCAGATGTACCGCCGTGCCGATGCCTTCATAGCTCTTCCAGGAGGTATCGGTACCTATGAAGAGCTGATGGAAGTCTATACGTGGCTTCAGCTCGGCTATCACAGGAAACCGGTCGGCATACTGAACATCGACGGATTCTATGACGGCCTGCTGCAACAACTGCGACACAGTATGGAAGAAGGATTCCTCAAGAAAGACATCCTTGGCACTCTGGTCGTTGCCACAGACTGCATACCCCTCCTTGACGGTCTAAGCAAAGCCAACCTTGACTTCTCTGCAAAGCTATGA